The genomic stretch TTGCCGCCGCACTCCAAAACGATGCTCCCCTGAAAATAACCATTTTCATCGTTCGTGGCGTGCGCGCAGCTCATGGGCGATGCTCCACTGCTCACTGTCCACTACCTTTGGGCAATCTGTAGCCATTTTCGTGGGAGTCTTCATTGTTGAAGCTAGCTTGTGCTATAATCGCGCTCGTCTCAAACACATGAACGATAAGGCGTATGATCAGAGATATGACTTCAAGAACACAACGGGCAAAATCCGGCTCAGGCCGGGTTGGTTCGACACTCGGAGGACCTGATTGTGAAATCAGAATTACAGAAACTGATTGCCTTACAGGAACTCGACATAAAAATCAGACAAGTTGAACGAGAAATTGCCAACCTACCAAGCAAGAAAGCCGAGATCGAAAATCAATTCAACGCTATCGCCACCGATTATCTTGACAAGAAAAACCGCTACGAAACGACGCTGCAAGAACGCCGCCAGGCCGAATTAAAACTGAAAGAACTGGAAGACAAGCTGGACAAGTACAAGCAGGATTTGATGCGCGTCAAAAATGAGCGGGAGTATGTGAGCGTCCTGCGCGAAATTGACGTGACCAAGAAGGCAGCCAGCGCCCTAGAAACGCAAATCTTGGAAAAAATCGAACAACTGGAACAACTGGAGAAAGAGCTCGACGTATTGAAGCCGGACATCGAGATAAAGCGCCGCGAGTTCGATGCCAAGATCGAAGAATGTGTCAAGCAAATCGAGAAGCTCAAAGTTGACCTTTGCACATGGCAGCAGCAACGGCAGGAATTGGTCGCCACCGTGCCACCGGACATTCTGAATCGTTACAACCGACTCGCTCAATTACGCGATGGCCTCGCACTAGCCGAAGTCCGTGATGGGTCATGCACAGCCTGTTTTATGACGGTTCGCCCGCAGGCTTACGCAGATGTTCGCCGAGGCGATATGCTGATTAACTGCGATAATTGTGGACGTATTTTGTACTACAAACATCCTGCTCCAATGCAGGAGTCGCGGTCAGCCGGTTGATGTCTCGGCATCGAGTGGGTTACCTCGTGGAGCATTCGTATGCCTCAAGGGAAAAAGTTCAATCGCGTTGTCCTCATGGTGCTGGACAGCGTCGGTATCGGCCAGATGCCGGATGCCGGCGAGTATGGTGATGAAGGCAGCGATACGCTGGGTCATTTATTTGAGTACCGCCCCGTAGAGGTTCCCAATCTGCGCCGCTATGGACTGGGCAACATCCGACCGATGAAACTTCCACCGGCTGCACAGCCCGAAGGCGCCTTCGGACGTGCGGCCATCGCCTCCCGTGGTAAAGATACAACGACGGGTCATTGGGAGATGGCCGGCCTGCTCACCGAGGTTCCGTTCCCGACGTATCCTCACGGCTTCCCTGATGAAGTTGTCAAACCGTTTGAAGAAGCGATTGGCAGAAGCGTACTGGGCAACTATCCGGCATCAGGCACGGAGATCATCGAGCAGTTAGGCCAGGAACACATGCGCACGGGTCGGCCGATTCTGTACACCTCAGCCGATAGCGTATTCCAGGTGGCCGCGCATGAGGACGTCATCCCCGTTGAAGAACTCTATCGCATCTGTGAAATCGCCCGCCGGCTGCTGACCGGCAAGCACCGCGTCGGGCGCGTCATCGCCCGGCCATTCATCGGTCAACCAGGCCACTTCAAACGAACCGAGCGCCGGCGCGATTATGCGATTGAGCCTCCCGGCGCCACCATGCTTGATCTGCTCAAAGAAGC from Blastocatellia bacterium encodes the following:
- a CDS encoding C4-type zinc ribbon domain-containing protein, which encodes MKSELQKLIALQELDIKIRQVEREIANLPSKKAEIENQFNAIATDYLDKKNRYETTLQERRQAELKLKELEDKLDKYKQDLMRVKNEREYVSVLREIDVTKKAASALETQILEKIEQLEQLEKELDVLKPDIEIKRREFDAKIEECVKQIEKLKVDLCTWQQQRQELVATVPPDILNRYNRLAQLRDGLALAEVRDGSCTACFMTVRPQAYADVRRGDMLINCDNCGRILYYKHPAPMQESRSAG
- a CDS encoding phosphopentomutase; the encoded protein is MPQGKKFNRVVLMVLDSVGIGQMPDAGEYGDEGSDTLGHLFEYRPVEVPNLRRYGLGNIRPMKLPPAAQPEGAFGRAAIASRGKDTTTGHWEMAGLLTEVPFPTYPHGFPDEVVKPFEEAIGRSVLGNYPASGTEIIEQLGQEHMRTGRPILYTSADSVFQVAAHEDVIPVEELYRICEIARRLLTGKHRVGRVIARPFIGQPGHFKRTERRRDYAIEPPGATMLDLLKEAGYQTISVGKIGSIFCHRGFTQEIPAGNNMASVDGTLRALRETASDGRGLIFVNLVDFDMLYGHRNDPEGYARALEAFDARLPEIEAHLKDDDLLMLTADHGCDPLTPSTDHSREYVPILAYGRRVTPGVDLGIRSSLADLGQTIAENFGLRLSQGQSFLDVIA